A window of the Osmia lignaria lignaria isolate PbOS001 chromosome 2, iyOsmLign1, whole genome shotgun sequence genome harbors these coding sequences:
- the LOC117608691 gene encoding transmembrane protein 70 homolog, mitochondrial has protein sequence MALILRNCILSQKKRFVHEFLLFHHSVSSHTFNSNNVKKFGSLLCAKHFSTKNDGNSDRELIYEGYLTKRIRRLKLFSFFTSAGSIISLPAIYMKAVHDDNLANVGIMFALLNLVLTLTPLFIHLTTKRYVTEMYYYPKEDMYAANVYGLFLNKRQLKFTKDDVDVPESGGMLTSCKIHGKPLLFGEEDFKDNRHYFIIMGYNEPIDFEMGTNAASTGKIDLDLIREKLKNYEKDHKQIESKELERNERGI, from the exons ATGGCTTTGATATTACGAAACTGCATTTTGAGCCAAAAGAAACGGTTTgtacatgaatttttattattccatcaTAGTGTTAGCAGTCATACGTTCAACAGTAACAACGTTAAG aaatttggatCGCTTTTGTGTGCGAaacatttttctacaaaaaatgatGGGAATTCGGATAGAGAGCTTATTTACGAAGGATATTTAACAAAACGAATTCGTAGACTTaaactcttttctttcttcacaTCAGCTGGATCAATAATTTCACTACCCGCAATTTATATGAAAGCTGTGCACGATGATAATTTAGCAAATGTGGGTATAATGTTTGCACTTTTAAATCTTGTTCTAACATTGACTCCATTATTTATACATCTCACAACAAAAAGATATGTGACCGAAATGTACTATTATCCAAAAGAGGATATGTATGCTGCAAACGTATATGGCCtgtttcttaacaaaagacag CTAAAGTTTACAAAGGATGATGTAGATGTACCTGAATCAGGTGGAATGCTCACATCTTGCAAGATACACGGAAAGCCATTGCTTTTCGGTGAAGAAGATTTCAAAGATAATagacattattttattattatgggGTATAACGAGCCAATAGATTTTGAGATGGGTACAAATGCAGCTAGTACAGGGAAAATCGATTTAGATTTGAtacgagaaaaattaaaaaattatgaaaaagatCACAAGCAGATAGAGAGTAAAGAACTCGAACGAA